One Stenotrophomonas maltophilia R551-3 genomic window, TCACGGCGGGCGCATTTCCGCATCGCCCACCACCATGCGCGAAGCGCTGCACGCCCGTGCCGTGCAGCTGCCCGCTACCGGTGGTGACTACAGCGAGTTCGCCAACGACACTGCCGACGCGCTGGCCTCCGGCTGCGACGGCGCGGCCGTGGCGCTGATCGAACGCAGTGCACAGCAGGCGCACGCGCTGCTGGGCGTGGCACCGTCGCTGCTGGTGCACGGTGGTGGCGCACCGGCGCTGATGCCGTTGCTGCCCGGCGCCGATTACCACCCGTCGCTGGTGCTGGATGGCCTCGCCCGCTGGGCGGTGCACCAGCCCGCAGGCTAGTATCCGCGCATGCTGACCCGTGCCCTGATCGTCGTACTGGCCATCCTCAATCTTGGCGTCGCCTGCTGGTGGCTGCTGCGCGATGCACCGCAACCGCCCGCGCCGCCGCCGCAACCGGCTGGCGTGGCCGAGTTGCGCTGGGTGCCGGGAGGTGTGGATGCGACTGCCGCTGCCGAAGCCAGTGCTGCCGCCCCGACCGCGCCGTTGATGGAGCGCGAACCGGCGGCGAAGACGGCTGTGGCTGCCACGCCTGCACCAGCTACGCCGGCTCAGCCGGAGGTCGCCAAGCCGCAGGTGGCTGAGGCTACGCCGGTTGCTGCCGCTGCCAAGCCGGGAACACCGCCTGCACCGGCCCCAGCGCCGGAAAAACCCGTAACCCCGCCCGTGGCTGCCGAGCCGCCGCGCTGCATCGCGCTGGGCCCGTTCGCCGACCGCGCCGCCGCGACCAGTGCGCAAGGCAAGGCCAGTACTGTGCTCAGCCAAGTGCGCCTGCGCGAACAGCCTGCTGCCAGCGGCAGCGCACGTTTCCGGGTGATGCTGCCGGCCGCCGCCAATCGCGAAGAAGCCCAGGCCACGGTGAAGCGCATCGTCGCCGCCGGCCTGAGCGACTACTACATCATCAGCCAGGGCGAGGACATCAACGCCGTGGCGCTGGGCCAGTACCGCAACCGCGAAGGCGCCGAGCGCCGCATGGCAGCGGTGCAGGCCGCGGGCTTCCAGCCGCGCCTGGTCGCCAGCGGCGACGCCGGCCAGTGGTGGCTGGAAGGGCAGCTGGCGGCGGGCACGCAGCCGGCTCAGGCCCAGCAGCGCAGCGGGGCGGCACAGAGCCGGTCGCTGGAATGCACGCGGTTGCGCTAGAATCCCCGGACCGCGGCGCTGCCGCCGGTGATCCACCCATGCCGCTTTAGCTCAGTTGGTAGAGCAACTGTCTTGTAAACAGTAGGTCATCCGTTCGATTCGGATAAGCGGCACCATCAAGCAACTGTAGTTGTGCCCGCACAGCCGCGGCACGGACGTTGGTCGAGCACTGCTCCCTGTCGCGTCTCCTTCCTTCTTTCGCTGCTGATCTTCTATCCGGGGCGTGATCCATCGCCGTGCATTTCCCCGAGCGCGTTCCGCAGGGTTGAGAATGTGTAGCCTGTAGGCTACAGTCATCCATGAAGATCCAGCGTACCCGTCAGTTCGCGACATGGATTGACGCTCTCAAGGACGTAACCGGGCGCGCTCGCATCCTGGCCCGCATCGGTCGGCTCAGCGAAGGCCATCTGGGCGATCACCGCTATCTGGCCGATGGCGTTTCCGAACTGCGCATCGATGTGGGACCGGGTTACCGCGTGTACTACACCCAGCGCGGCAGGCAGTGGGTGATTCTGCTGGCTGGCGGCGACAAGGGTTCACAGCAACGCGATATCGAGAAGGCCAGGGAGATTGCGCGTGCCCTGTAGGCGTCGAACGGGCTGCAGGTGAAACGACTCAATACCGAAGTACTGGAGCTGTCCCATCATGGTCATCAAGAAGAAAGTTGAACTCAAAGCATTTGACGTGGCCGAGCACCTTCGCACACCGGAGGAGATGGCGGCCTATCTCGATGCCTGCATCGAAGAAAGCGATGGCGATTCTGCGTTCATTGCCAAGGCGCTCGGCGACATCGCGCGCGCTCAAGGGATGAGCAAGGTCGCACGAGCGGCGGGCCTCTCGCGTGAGAGTCTGTATCGCGCACTGTCGGGCGAGCGCAGCCCTGATTTTGCGACCATCCTCAAAGTGACCCGCGCCTTGGGTGTTCGCCTGCATGCCAGCGCAGCATAAGCACATGCGCCGATCTTGATGCGTCGGCACAACGCCGGTCGCAAAGGCGGTGGAACGAACATGAAAAACCGCCTTTCGGCGGTTTTTCGTCCCGAGCAGGTGAGTCAATTCAATGACGCAGCAAAGGAGGAGTCGTTGGGCCATTCTGGTTCGAAGCAGCTCGTGTGTCACGCGGCGCATCGATGCATTGCTTGTCAACCGTTGCCAGCTCAAGACGTCAGGCGCGAACAGGCTCAATCAAACCGGATGATGCGGATCAACCCCTTGGTCGACGATCCGTCTCCGAAGGCGGCCAACGTGCCACAGGGGAATACCTCTTTCGCACCGTCATGGTTGACGAATGAGATCGCGCACTGTGCCCGCGTGCCAGGCGTGATCCGGGTGATGGCACGGTCATTCAGCACGAAGCTCTACCACATGAGTTCGGGGCTTATCGAAAGCGCCATGGGGCGCGCGGTGGAGTCGATCATCTCTGCAACAGCGCCGCCGCGCGAATCTACTTCGTCCAGCTGCAGCTCAACGAGAACAGGTTTCAGGTTTGGATAGGGTGTGCTCATCCCAGGAGCGGGTCTGCCTGATTCGATAGCCGGGGTAGTGACGCGCTGAACCTGTACGTTGGGGATCCCACTGTTCTGTATTGCGGCCAAGCGGTATTGATGAAGGGCGACATCGCAATCTTCCATGAAGGACGGTCGGGTCCGCGCGGCATCATGCCATGTGATCGCCCTGCTGCACCGCCGCGAGTGGTGTCACACCGCTCTGGCTAGACTGTGCTTCTTTTTCCCCACCGCAGGAGGCACCCATGGCCCATCCCATTTCCGTATCCCTGATTGGCGTTCCCACCGATGTGGGTGCGGGCCATCGTGGTGCCCGGCTGGGGCCGGAAGCACTGCGCGTGGCGGGCCTGCCGGAGGCGCTGGAGGCGCGCGGCGTGGACGTGCGCGACCTGGGCAACCTGGATGGCCCGCGCAACCCGTGGACCGCGCCGGTGGAAGGCTACCGCCATCTGGATGAAGTGGTGGCGTGGAACCATGCGCTGATGGAAGCCAGCTACGCCGAACTGCAGGCCGGCCGCATGCCGATCATGCTCGGTGGCGACCATTGCCTGGGCATCGGTTCGATCACTGCGGTGGCGCGCTGGTGCCGCGAACAGGGCAAGACCCTGCGCGTGCTGTGGCTGGATGCCCATTCGGATTTCAACACCAGCGACGTGACCCCGTCGGGCAACATCCACGGCATGCCGGTGGCCTGCCTGTGCGGCCTCGGCCCGGATGCGTTGACCCGCCTCGGTGGCACCGTGCCGGCGATCACCCCGGCGCAGATGCACCAGATCGGCATCCGCTCGGTGGACCCGGAAGAGAAGCGCCTGATCAAGACCCACAAGGTGGATGTCTATGACATGCGCTACATCGACGAGAACGGCATGAAGCGCACCGTGGAAGCCGCCTTGGCCGGCATCGACGAGAACACCCATCTGCATGTCAGCTTCGATGTCGACTTCCTCGACCCGAGCATCGCACCGGGCGTGGGCACCACCGTGCCGGGCGGGGTGAACTACCGTGAGGCGCAGCTGGTGATGGAAATGATCGCCGACACCGGGCGCATGGGTTCGCTGGACATCGTCGAGCTCAACCCCTTGTTGGACAAGCAGAATGCCACTGCCGAACTGGCCGTGGACCTGGTCGAAAGCCTGTTCGGCAAGTCCACGCTGATGCGCGATTGACGGCGCCGCCTGAACGAATCTGTGATCCGTTCACACGCGCTCCACGCCACTGCCGCCAGATTGCACTTCACGCGGCGGTGGTGGGTGTTGGCCTTCTCCCGCCGAGCGAAACAATCCCATCCGCGAATGAAGCGGTGTAGCGGCAAACCCAAGGAGAAGCCCATGAAGCGCGTAGTTGCCCTGATGCTGTTGTCGATGTTCTCGGTGGCCCTGCTGGCCGGTTGCAACACCATTGCCGGTGCCGGCAAGGACGTGCAGAAGGCTGGTGAGAAGGTTGAGGACACCGCCAAGGGCCGGTAAGACCGGCACGCAGCGAAAAGAAAAAAGGCCGGGGACATCCCCGGCCTTTTTTTGTGCGCGCTATTCGCTGCGTGCTGTCGAAGCGGAGTGAACCATTCAAGCAGGTGAGCATGTATTTCATTGCAGGTTGACCGGTCTTCAACGGCCACTGCGCGAAGCTGGAGCCACGGTAAGAACGCCGTTGCAACCAAGGATTCCCAGCAATGAACAAAGACATCATTTCCGGCAAGTGGTCGCAGCTGAAGGGCAAGGCCCAGGCCAAGTGGGGCGATCTGACCAACGACGATTTCGATGTGGCCGAGGGCAATGCCGAGTATCTGGCCGGTCGCCTGCAGGAACGTTATGGCTGGGCCAAGGACCGCGCTGAGAAGGAAGTCCGTGAGTTCCAGGACAGCGTGAGCAAGGACTACCCGGACTACAAGTAAGCGCTTCGGTTTCCCCCATAACACGACGCCCGCACCGTGAGGTTGCGGGCGTTGTGTTGTCTGCAGGGGGCGATCAACGCGCCGGCGGGTCCGGCACGTAGCGGTTGGGGAACGCCTGCGGTTCGCGCGGTAGGCGGGAGGGGGAGTCCACCAGGATGCCGCGTGCGCGCAGGTTGCGGGCGCTGTCGTAGCGCAGCTGCAGGACCTGCGCCGGGCTGCGGCTGGCGCGTTCGAAGTCGGTATCGCGCACCGAAGACTGCTCGCGTGCACCGTGGCCGGTGCCCAGCGCTGGCGACTGCGACTTGCTGGCGTAGCCCTCGATGCGGCTGTTGCTGGCGCTGGCATCGGCCGCTGCTTCGGCCGCCGGGGCCGGTGCTGGCAGGCCACGGCGCAGGATCGGCTGCGGGTACCAGCGTCGCGCTTCCTCGAACACCGCCACGCCCACCACGCCGATATTGTCTGGGCGGCCGGTGCGGCTGGCATAGCTGCCGCTGGGGCTGCTGAACACGAACTGCGCCACTTCGTCCTGGCTCTTGCGCCAGCCGGTGATGTCGGCGCGCTGGCCGGGGTTGAGCACGTAGCCGGTCTGCGAGGGATCGGCATCCTCGCCGGAGATGGCATTGACGCCGTCCACCGACAGCACCACCAGCACCCGGCGCGGGCTGTCGTTGTACAGGCGCACGGCGTAGCGGTGGCCGCGTTCGCCGGCCACCCAGCGCTGGCCGTCGGCCGGGTAGGCGCGCAGTTCAGTACCGCGGTCGCGGTCGACCAGGGCCATGCGCACGGGGCCGCCCTCGTACACCGGCGGCGGCATCGGAGCCGGACGGAAGCCGGCCAGGGGCAGGATCAGCAGCAGGGGCAGCAGGCGTTTCATCGGGCGTCTCCAGCGGGGTTGCGTGAATGAACGCGCCGCAGGCCCTGACGGGGTTGGTGGCGTGCAAGGTAAACTGGCCCCGTTCATCGAAGGTTACCCCACGCAGTCATGACGACCCGAGTCCTTACCGGCATCACCCCCTCCGGCACGCCCCACCTGGGCAACTACGTTGGCGCCATCCGTCCGGCCATCGCGGCCAGCCGCGCGCCGGGGATCGAGAGCTTCTTCTTCCTGGCCGATCTGCACAGCCTGATCAAGTCGCAGGACCCGCAGCGCACCCAGCGCGCGACCCTGGAGATCGCGGCCAGCTGGCTGGCCTGCGGCCTGGACCCGGAACACGTGTGGTTCTACCGCCAGAGCGACATCCGCGAGACCACCGAGCTGATGTGGTTCCTGACCGCGATTGCCAGCAAGGGCATCCTCAACCGCGCGCATGCCTACAAGGCGGCGGTGGACAAGAACCGCGAGGAAGGCGTGGACGAGGACGCAGGCGTCAGCGCCGGCCTGTTCATGTACCCGGTGCTGATGGCGGCCGACATCCTGATCTTCAAGGCCAACCAGGTACCGGTGGGCCGTGACCAGATCCAGCACATCGAGATGGCGCGTGACTTCGCCCAGCGCTTCAACCACGTGTACGGCAAGGAGTACTTCCCGCTGCCGGACGTGGTGATCGACGAGCAGGTGGCGACGTTGGCCGGCCTCGACGGCCGCAAGATGAGCAAGAGCTACCACAACACCATTCCGCTGTTCGTGCCGCGCGAAGAGCTGAAGAAGCTGGTGTTCTCGATCCTGACCGACTCGCGCGCACCGGGCGAGCCGAAGGACACCGAGGGCTCGGCGCTGTTCCAGATGTACCAGGCGTTCGCCACCCCGGAACAGACCGCGGAATTCGCCAAGGCGTTCGCTGCCGGCATCAGCTGGGGCGATGCCAAGCAGCAGCTTTTCGAGCGCATCGACAGCGAGCTGTCGCCGCTGCGCGAGCGCTACAACGCGCTGATGGCCGAGCCGGAGAAGATTGAAGCGCTGCTCAAGCGCCGTGGCCAGCAGCTGCGCGAGCAGCTGGCGGCCCCGCTGCTGGACGAGCTGCGCCATGCGGTGGGTCTGCGTGACCTGTCCAGCGCGGGCGACATCGCCAGCGAGGACGCCGGCGTGGCCCGCGTGGCACCGCCGCTGTTCAAGCAGTACCGCGAAAAGGATGGCCGCTTCTACTTCAAGCTGACCGCCGGTGACGGCACGCTGCTGATCCAGAGCGAAGGTTTCGATTCGCCGCGCGATGCCGGCCAGCTGATCGCCGTATTGAAGCAGGCTGAGCAGGGCGACCAGCTGCAGAGCGATCTGTTCAAGCTGGACGCCGAGGTCGATGCCGTGCTGGCCGCCCTGGCCATGCTGCGCGAAGCGTAAGGGGTAGTGCCGGCCGCTGGCCGGCAACTGCACGTTCCCCAGGTTCCCGGAAATGCCGGCCAGCGGCCGGCACTACCCGTGAACGAAGGTCATGGCATGATGTCCGCGCGCCGCCGGCGCGATGACATGGAGTCTGCGATGGCCTGGTTGTCGCTGCTGCTGTTCCTGCCCTGGTTTCTGTTGCTGGGCAGCCTGTACTGGCTGTTCCCGCGCCAGCCGCGTACCGCGCGACGGCGCCTGTTCGATGGTGCTGCCCTGGCATTGGCATTGCTGCTGAGCATCCTGGCGATGCTCTGGGGCCACCACATCGGCCTGGTGCAGCCCGGCGCCGGCCCGATCTGGCCGCAGGTGCTGGCGGTGCTGTATGCCTACGGCGCGTTCCTGGCGGTGCTGGTGTTGGCCCTGTTGCTGCGGCCGCGGTTCGCATTGCGCTGCGACTGATCGGTAGCGCCGGCCGCTGGCCGGCAACTGTATTCACCTGGCTGCCCCGAGGTTGCCGGCCAGCGGCCGGCACTACCGACCAAAGCCGCATCGAACCTGGGCTGCCTGCGCGCCTACCATGGGTGTCTGTTCCCGATCCTGCCAGGTGCGTGCCAATGACCGCCGACCCCAGCATCCACACCATCGATACCGGTTTCCAGCGCCCGGATTTCGACGCGGCGTATCTGATCGTTGAAAACGGCCGCGCCGCGTTCGTCGACTGCGGCACCGGCCTGTCGGTACCGGCGATGTTGCAGGCGCTGGCGGACGCCGGTCTGGGTGTGGAAGCGGTGGACTGGCTGCTGCTCACCCACGTGCATCTGGATCATGCAGGCGGTGCAGGCCTGCTGATGCAGCAGCTGCCGAACGCGAAGGCGGTGCTGCATCCGCGCGGCGCGCCGCACATGATCGATCCGACCCGGCTGATTGCCGGCGCCACCGCGGTGTACGGCGCCGAAGAGATCGCGCGCAGCTATGGTCGCATCGAGGCGATTCCGGAGCACCGTGTGGTGGTGGCCGAAGACGGCCGCCGCATCGATCTGGCCGGCCGCGAGCTGGTGCTGCTGCATACGCCGGGCCATGCACTGCACCACTACTGCGTGTGGGATGCGCGCAGCCGCAGCTGGTTCACCGGCGATACGTTCGGTATCTCCTACCGCGAGCTGGATAGTGCGCAGGGTGCTTTCATCTTCCCCACCTCATCGCCGGTGCAGTTCGATCCGGAGGCGATGAAGGCCTCGATCCGGCGCATGCTGGGCTACGGCCCGCAAGCGATGTACCTGACCCACTACGGTCGTGTGGAACCGGTGGAGAAACTGGCCGACGACCTGTTCGAGCAGATCGATGCGATGGCCGCCATCGGCCGCCAGTGCGATGGCCGACCGGATCGCCACCGCTGCCTGCTGGCCGCACTGCAGGCGCTGTACCTGGAACGTGCACAGCTGCATGGCTGCGCGCTGGACGATGCCGCGGTGACCGCTGTTCTGGCGATGGACATCGAACTCAACGCCCAAGGCCTGGCCTGCTGGCTGGATCGCATCAGCAGGTAGATCCACGCCATGCGTGGATGACGTTGGCCCAGGCTGCGCCGCGATGTCACGACCACGTTACACTCTGGTGACTTCCAAGCTAGCCGTGGTACTGCCGTGAATCCGATGCGCGTGTTGCTGCTGTCGTCCTGCCTGTTCGTGGGTGGCCTGGCCCATGCGGCCAACGACCTGCCGGGCGGCGGCATCGATCCGCAGGCACTGTCGCGCCATGTGCGCGTGCTGGCGTCGGATGAGTTCGAGGGCCGCGCGCCGGCCACCGAGGGTGAAGAGCGCACGGTGCAGTACCTGATCGAGCAGTTCCGCAGCTATGGCCTGCAGCCGGGCGGCGTGGACGGCAGCTGGGTACAGCCGGTGCCGCTGGTGCGCGCACAGCTGGATGGCGCGGCCAAGGCCAGCCTGTCGCTGAAGCAGGGCAAGCGCGCGCTGGCCAACGGCGTGGACGTGACCCTGCAGAGCCTGCAGCCGCGCAAGCGCGTGCAGATCAAGGACGCCCCGCTGGTGTTCGTCGGCTACGGCATCGACGCGCCGGAACGCCAGTGGAACGACTACAAGGATGTGGACCTGCACGGCAAGATCGCCGTGGTGCTGATCAACGATGCCGATTTCGAAGCCGACGCGCCGGGTGCATTTGATGGCAAGGCGGTGACCTACTACGGCCGCTGGACCTACAAGTTCGAGGAAGCCGCGCGCCGCGGTGCCGAAGGCGTGCTGATCGTGCACGAGACCGCACCGGCTGCGTATGGCTGGGCCACGGTGAAGAGCTCGGGCACCTCGCCGCTGTTCGACATCGAACGCGGCCAGGCGGAAGCGATGGCCCAGCACACGCCGCTGCGCGGCTGGATGCAGCGTGAGCTGGCCGAGGCGATCTTCGCCGACGCCGGCCTCGACTTCGATGCCGAGAAGCGCAAGGCGATGCGTGCCGACTTCCGTCCGGTGGCGCTGGACAACGCGAAGCTGAGCGTTGATTTCGCGCTCAAGCGCGAGCAGGTGGTGACCCGCAACGTGGTGGCCAAGCTGCCCGGTGGTGAGCATGCCGACGAGGCTGTGATCTTCTCGGCGCACTGGGATGCCTTTGGTATCGGCCAGGCCGACGCCAAGGGCGACCGCATCCGCCGCGGCGCGATCGACAACGCCACCGGCGTGGCCACGGTGCTGGAACTGGGTCGCGTGTTCGCCGCCGGCCCGCAGCCGCAGCGCACGTTGTACTTCGTGGCACTGACCGCTGAAGAAAAGGGCCTGCTGGGCGCCAGCTACTACGCCGCACACCCGCTGGCGCCGCTGGACAAGACCGCCGCAGTGCTGAACATCGAGATGTTCAGCCCGGATGGTGCGACCCGTGACATCGCTTCGTGGGGCAAGGGCCGGGTCTCGCTGGAAGGTGACCTGGAACGCGTGGCCAAGGCCCGCGGCCGCAGCTACAGCCCGGACCCGAATCTGGAAGCCGGCTTCTTCTACCGTGCCGACCATTTCGCCTTCGCCCGCCTGGGCGTGCCGGCGATCACCATCGGCCCGGGCCTGGACAAGCTGGACGGTGGCGTTGAAGCCGGTCGCGCGCTGCGCGAGAAGTACTTCGCCGACTGCTACCACCAGGCCTGCGATGCGTGGACGCCGAGCTGGGACCCGGCCGGCCATGCCGCCGACACCTTGCTGGTCTACGACCTGGGCGCCGAGCTGGCCAACAGTCGCCGTTGGCCGACGTGGGAAAAGGAATCGGAATTCCGCGGCGCGCGCGACAAGAGCGAAGCGGCCCGCCGTTGAGGTAGTGCCGGCCGCTGGCCGGCAACCTCATGAACCTTCGGAAAGAATGTGGAGTTGCCGGCCAGCGGCCGGCACTACCGAAAGAGGTGGCGTTGCCGGCCAGCGGCCGGCACGCCCGGGTATTCGTCAGCGCCGGCGCAGCAGCTTCCACGCACCCCAGCCACTGGCGACGAGTGCTGCCAGATAGCACGCCACCATCGTGCGCAGTCCAACCGGCGACCCTGGAGAGATGCCGCGATGCAGGCGCATCTGCAGCGAGCTGTGGCCGCTGCCCAGGTCCACCGCCAGCTGCAGCGCCAGCGCGGCGCAGAACACCAGCAGGGCGATCCCGAAACCGATGCGCGGCCACGCGGCCTGCGCGTTGGGGCGGCGCAGCAGCCAGGCCAGTGCCGTGGCTGCGGCCAGCGTCGCCGCGATCCACATCAATGGCGTGGCGGGAGACGCAGCGGCCACCGGCATTGCACCGGTGGCCGCGATCATGACGACGCGCTTACTTGCGGGTGCCGTCGAGCCAGTTCGGGCCCTTGTTGGTGAGGAAGAACACATAGACCACCAACGATACCGCGATCGTCGCGGTGACGTAGATGGCGAACCAGTCCACGTGGCCGGTCTTCAGCGCGCCCTGGTACAGCAGCGGGGCGGTGCCGCCGAACAGCGAGTTGGCCAGTGCATAGCCCAGGCCCACGCCCAGTGCACGCACGTGGGTGGGGAACAGTTCGGCCTTCACCACCGCGTTGATCGAGGTGTAGCCGGTGAGGATGACGAAGCCCAGCGCGAGGGTCAGGAATGCCAGGGTGGCGTCATGCTGGTGCGGCAGCTGGGTGATCAGGTACCAGCTGTACAGCACGCCGCCGACGCCGAAGAACACCAGCAGGGTCTTGCGGCCGATGATGTCCGACAGCCAGCCACCGACCGGCTGCAGCACCATCAGGAAGGCCAGCACGCCCAGGTTGATCAGGGTGCCGGTCATCGGATCATTGGCGGCGAAGGCACTCTGGATCATCTTCGGGCCGTTCACCGAGTAGGTGTAGAAGGCCACGGTGCCACCGGCGGTGATCAGGAAGCACAGCAGCAGCGGCCGCCACTGGTGCACGAACAGCTCGTACATCGAGCCGGACTTCTGTGCCTTGCCCTCGCGTGCGGCCTCGATGGACGACTCCGACAGCGACTCGTCCATGCCACGACGCAGCCAGAACACCACCACTGCCGCGATGCCACCGATGCCGAAGGCGATGCGCCAGCCCCACTCGGAGATTTCCGGCTTGCCCCAGAAGGTCAGCATCAGTAGTAGCGTCAGCTGGGCCAGCACATGGCCACCGACCAGGGTGACGTAGTGGAAGGAAGACAGGAAGCCGCGACGGCCGGGGATGGCGGCCTCGGACATGTAGGTGGCACTGGCACCGTACTCGCCGCCGGTGGCGAAGCCCTGCAGCAGCCGTGCGAACAGCAGGATCACCGCTGCCCAGATACCGATGCTGGCGGCGGTGGGGGTGATGGCGATGAGGAACGAGCAGGCCGCCATCAGCGTGACCGACACGGTCAGGGCCTGGCGACGGCCATGGCGGTCGGCGAAGCGGCCGAAGAACCAGGCGCCGATCGGGCGCATCAGGAAGGTTGCCGCGAAGATCGCCCACACGTACATCGTGGAGTTCTTGTCATCCGGCGAGAAGAACTGCGATTCGAAGTACACGGCGAATACCGAGTACACGTAGACGTCGTACCACTCCACCAGGTTGCCGGCGGAGCCTTTGAGGGTATTGGAGATGGAACGCCGCAGCGCGGCGCCGTCGGTGCTGGGGACAGCGGAATGGGACGTGGTGCTCATCCGGGTGGGAATCCTCGATGCGGCGCTTCCGTGCGGGAAAGATCGGTGCCAGCCGCGCGCGGGGCGCTTGCGGCCAGCCTCCTAGGTAATGCATCCCACGTCAACGCCGGGTGCCGAACGAGCGGGCGGGGAATGGGACCGGACAGGGTGACAGCGGGCGCCAGACGGGCCTATAGCTAAATCGTCGTACGCCGTTTCGCGTCCGGCACCGGGGAAGATCGCCCATCCGAGTTGCAGTGTGTTGAAAACCGGGGTTATTTCAGCCGGCCGAACGTCCTAGAATCCGCGTTCCCCCGGCCCCTCTGGTGCGTCATGTCGGCTCCCCCTGTTCCGTCTGCGGCTGCCCCCCGGGGTGGCCTTGTCGCGTTGGCGCTGCTGCTGGTCTACGTGGTCTGGGGGTCGACCTACCTGGGCATCGCCAAGGCCCTGCACGGCGGCGCGCTGCCGCTGACGATGGTCTCCGGCAGCCGCTTCATCATTGCCGGTGGCCTGATGTTCCTGGCCCTGCGCCTGTTCTGGAAGATGCCGAACCCGACCCTGCGGCAGTGGCGCAACCTGGTCATCATGGGCGTGACCATGCTGGTGCTGGGCAACGGCATGGTGGTGCTGGCCGAGCGCGAGGTGTCCTCGGGCTTGGCGGCCACCGCGGTGGCTTCGGTGCCGCTGTGGATGGCACTGTTCTCGGCGCTGCGCGGCCAGCATGCCAGCAAGGGCGAATGGCTGGGTATCGCCGTCGGCTTCGTCGGCGTGGTCTGGCTCAATGCCGGCAGCAGCCTGACCGCCTCGCCGACCGGGCTGGTGCTGCTGCTGATCGCGCCGATCGGCTGGGCCTTCGGTTCGGTGTGGGCACGCGGGCTGGATCTGCCGGGCCCGTTCATGACCGCCGCCGGTCAGATGCTCTGCGGCGGCGTGCTGCTGGTGCTGATCGGCCTGGCCGTTGGCGAGCGGCCGACCACGCTGCCCGATACCGGCGGTCTGCTGGCGATGGCCTACCTGTGCGTGTTCGGGTCCATCGTGGCGTTCACCGCCTATGTGTGGCTGCTGCAGAACGTACGCCCGGCGCTGGCCGGCAGCTATGCATACGTCAATCCCGTGATCG contains:
- a CDS encoding addiction module antidote protein is translated as MVIKKKVELKAFDVAEHLRTPEEMAAYLDACIEESDGDSAFIAKALGDIARAQGMSKVARAAGLSRESLYRALSGERSPDFATILKVTRALGVRLHASAA
- a CDS encoding entericidin A/B family lipoprotein, coding for MKRVVALMLLSMFSVALLAGCNTIAGAGKDVQKAGEKVEDTAKGR
- the rocF gene encoding arginase — translated: MAHPISVSLIGVPTDVGAGHRGARLGPEALRVAGLPEALEARGVDVRDLGNLDGPRNPWTAPVEGYRHLDEVVAWNHALMEASYAELQAGRMPIMLGGDHCLGIGSITAVARWCREQGKTLRVLWLDAHSDFNTSDVTPSGNIHGMPVACLCGLGPDALTRLGGTVPAITPAQMHQIGIRSVDPEEKRLIKTHKVDVYDMRYIDENGMKRTVEAALAGIDENTHLHVSFDVDFLDPSIAPGVGTTVPGGVNYREAQLVMEMIADTGRMGSLDIVELNPLLDKQNATAELAVDLVESLFGKSTLMRD
- a CDS encoding M28 family metallopeptidase, giving the protein MRVLLLSSCLFVGGLAHAANDLPGGGIDPQALSRHVRVLASDEFEGRAPATEGEERTVQYLIEQFRSYGLQPGGVDGSWVQPVPLVRAQLDGAAKASLSLKQGKRALANGVDVTLQSLQPRKRVQIKDAPLVFVGYGIDAPERQWNDYKDVDLHGKIAVVLINDADFEADAPGAFDGKAVTYYGRWTYKFEEAARRGAEGVLIVHETAPAAYGWATVKSSGTSPLFDIERGQAEAMAQHTPLRGWMQRELAEAIFADAGLDFDAEKRKAMRADFRPVALDNAKLSVDFALKREQVVTRNVVAKLPGGEHADEAVIFSAHWDAFGIGQADAKGDRIRRGAIDNATGVATVLELGRVFAAGPQPQRTLYFVALTAEEKGLLGASYYAAHPLAPLDKTAAVLNIEMFSPDGATRDIASWGKGRVSLEGDLERVAKARGRSYSPDPNLEAGFFYRADHFAFARLGVPAITIGPGLDKLDGGVEAGRALREKYFADCYHQACDAWTPSWDPAGHAADTLLVYDLGAELANSRRWPTWEKESEFRGARDKSEAARR
- a CDS encoding tryptophan--tRNA ligase, which gives rise to MTTRVLTGITPSGTPHLGNYVGAIRPAIAASRAPGIESFFFLADLHSLIKSQDPQRTQRATLEIAASWLACGLDPEHVWFYRQSDIRETTELMWFLTAIASKGILNRAHAYKAAVDKNREEGVDEDAGVSAGLFMYPVLMAADILIFKANQVPVGRDQIQHIEMARDFAQRFNHVYGKEYFPLPDVVIDEQVATLAGLDGRKMSKSYHNTIPLFVPREELKKLVFSILTDSRAPGEPKDTEGSALFQMYQAFATPEQTAEFAKAFAAGISWGDAKQQLFERIDSELSPLRERYNALMAEPEKIEALLKRRGQQLREQLAAPLLDELRHAVGLRDLSSAGDIASEDAGVARVAPPLFKQYREKDGRFYFKLTAGDGTLLIQSEGFDSPRDAGQLIAVLKQAEQGDQLQSDLFKLDAEVDAVLAALAMLREA
- a CDS encoding CsbD family protein gives rise to the protein MNKDIISGKWSQLKGKAQAKWGDLTNDDFDVAEGNAEYLAGRLQERYGWAKDRAEKEVREFQDSVSKDYPDYK
- a CDS encoding SPOR domain-containing protein, with translation MLTRALIVVLAILNLGVACWWLLRDAPQPPAPPPQPAGVAELRWVPGGVDATAAAEASAAAPTAPLMEREPAAKTAVAATPAPATPAQPEVAKPQVAEATPVAAAAKPGTPPAPAPAPEKPVTPPVAAEPPRCIALGPFADRAAATSAQGKASTVLSQVRLREQPAASGSARFRVMLPAAANREEAQATVKRIVAAGLSDYYIISQGEDINAVALGQYRNREGAERRMAAVQAAGFQPRLVASGDAGQWWLEGQLAAGTQPAQAQQRSGAAQSRSLECTRLR
- a CDS encoding type II toxin-antitoxin system RelE/ParE family toxin yields the protein MKIQRTRQFATWIDALKDVTGRARILARIGRLSEGHLGDHRYLADGVSELRIDVGPGYRVYYTQRGRQWVILLAGGDKGSQQRDIEKAREIARAL
- a CDS encoding MBL fold metallo-hydrolase; this translates as MTADPSIHTIDTGFQRPDFDAAYLIVENGRAAFVDCGTGLSVPAMLQALADAGLGVEAVDWLLLTHVHLDHAGGAGLLMQQLPNAKAVLHPRGAPHMIDPTRLIAGATAVYGAEEIARSYGRIEAIPEHRVVVAEDGRRIDLAGRELVLLHTPGHALHHYCVWDARSRSWFTGDTFGISYRELDSAQGAFIFPTSSPVQFDPEAMKASIRRMLGYGPQAMYLTHYGRVEPVEKLADDLFEQIDAMAAIGRQCDGRPDRHRCLLAALQALYLERAQLHGCALDDAAVTAVLAMDIELNAQGLACWLDRISR